CTGGATGACATGCAAAATGAAAAGGAACGCTGAATGATGGATGCAACGACGCTTTGGTGGCTGTTGGCCGCAGCATTGATCCTGATTGGCCTGGCGGGCAATGTATTGCCCCTGTTGCCCGGCACGCCCATCATGTTGGTCGGGATGGGGATCGGCGCCTGGATTGGCCATTTCGAGCAGGTGGGCTGGGGGACGCTGACCTTTCTCGCTGTATTGATGGTGATATCGCAAGTCATCGATTTCATAGCAGGCAGCATGGGTGCGCAGAAGGCGGGGGCGAGCAAGCAAGCCGTCTGGGGAGCGACCATCGGTGCGGTGGTCGGTATTTTTGGCGGCTTGCCCGGCATTCTGTTGGGGCCGTTTGTCGGCGCACTGATCGGTGAATATTGGGTTCGTCAGGATATGATCCGGGCCGGCAAGGTTGGCCTGGCGGCTTGGCTGGGCGTGGTCTTGGGCATGGCGGCAAAGGTGGCGATTGCCTTCACTATGCTGGGGGTCTTTATACTGGCCTTGGTGTTTTGACCGGTGTAGCCAGCTTTGCC
This sequence is a window from Chitinivorax tropicus. Protein-coding genes within it:
- a CDS encoding DUF456 domain-containing protein, with the protein product MMDATTLWWLLAAALILIGLAGNVLPLLPGTPIMLVGMGIGAWIGHFEQVGWGTLTFLAVLMVISQVIDFIAGSMGAQKAGASKQAVWGATIGAVVGIFGGLPGILLGPFVGALIGEYWVRQDMIRAGKVGLAAWLGVVLGMAAKVAIAFTMLGVFILALVF